GATCCCCGACATATCGCTCGCGACCGTGTACAAGTCGCTCGAGACGCTGGTCGGCTGCGGTTTGGCGGTCAAACTCACATATGGCGACGGGTCCGCACGCTACGACGCGCGTACGGATCCGCATCCGCACGCGCGCTGCCTGGATTGCGGCGCCGTCATCGATGTCCCCGGCCGTCTCGATGGTGCCGCCCTCGCGGGACTCGGCCCGATCCGTGGCTTCTCGGTGGAGAGCTACAGACTCGAGCTCGTCGGTCACTGCGAACACTGCAGCTGACACCCACTCGTGAAACGCACGCGCAGGCGTTGCACGCCCACGGGATACGTGCACGTCGAGCTCCCAGCGCTACCGGATGAACAGCATTTCGCGGTAACGCGGCAGGGGCCAGAGGTCATCGGGCACCATCCGCTCGAGGCGGTCGCACGCGGTGCGCACCTCGAGCATGGCCGGGACGACGTTGTCGCGCATGTGGTATGCCTTTGAATGCACGGTGTCGCCACCGAGCTCCGCGTTCTGCTCATCCAGGCGGCCGAGTGACTCGACCAGGTCGTTGAGCGTCTCGTTCAGATCATCGATCAGCTTCTGCAGGCCGCGGGCGCTGCTGCTCGTGGACGTCATCTCACGGAAGTTGTGGAATGCGTCCAGCAGATCATCGAGATAGCGCACGGCCGCAGGCAGCACGATCGTGCGCGCGATTTCGGCGGTCATTTCGCCCTCGATGTTGACGGTCTTGAAGTACTGATCGAAGAAGATCTCCGCGCGCGACTCCACCTCGCGCTCGGTCATGATCTCGTACTTCTCGAACAGCTTCACGTTCTTCGCGTCGGTGAGCTTCGGCAGCGCATCGAGTGAAGTCTTCAGGTTCAGGAGTCCGCGCTTCTCCGCCTCGGCATGCCACTCCTCGCTGTAGCCGTCGCCGTTGAAGATGATGTGACGGATCTTCGCGAGCTCGCGGGCGAGGATACGGTGCAGGACTTCGGCGAAATCTCCCTTCTTCGCCAGCTCCTTCTCGATCATCGTACACAGCTCATCGATCGATTCCGCCACGATCGCGTTCAGAACAGTCGCCGGAAACGAGATGGACTGTGACGCTCCGAGCGCACGGAACTCGAATTTGTTGCCCGTGAACGCGAACGGCGATGTGCGGTTACGGTCGCCCGCGTGCTTCGGCAGCTTCGGCAGTACGCGGCTCCCGAGACCGAGCAGACCGCCCTGCTTGCTGCTCTTCGCCCGGCCGGCCTTCTCGACCTGATCGAATACGTCCGTCAACTGATCCCCGAGGAACACCGAGATGATGGCCGGCGGCGCTTCGTTCGCGCCGAGGCGGTGATCGTTGCCTGCATACGCGACAGCCGCCCGTACCAGATCCTGGTGCCGCTCGACAGCGCGCAGAACCGCCGTGCAGAAGAACAGGAACTGACGATTCTCGTGCGGGCTGTCACCCGGTTCCAGCAGATTCTGCGATTCCGTGCTGAACGACCAGTTCAGATGCTTGCCGCTACCGTTGACTCCCGCGAACGGCTTCTCGTGCAGCAGCGCGACCAGCCCGTAGTTGCGCGCAGTCTTCCGCAGGACCGACATCAGCAGCTGCTGATGGTCGGCCGCTATGTTGGCGTTCTCGTAGATCGGCGCCACCTCGAACTGTCCGGGCGCGACCTCGTTGTGACGTGTCTTCACCGGCACGCCGAGGCGGTACAACTCGCGCTCGACATCCATCATGAACGACAGGATCCGCTCCGGAATCGCGCCGAAGTAGTGGTCCTCCAGCTCCTGGCCGCGCGGTGGCTTGGTTCCCACCAGCGTCCGTCCGGTCGCCACCATGTCCGGCCGGCGATAATAGAACTCCTGATCGACCAGGAAATACTCCTGCTCCGGACCGAGCGTCGTGTGGACGTGCTGCGGGTCAACGCCGAAGAGCTTCAGCGCGCGCCGCACCTGCACCTCGAGCGCGTGGTTCGACCGCAGCAGCGGGATCTTCGTGTCGAGAGCGTCACCGGCCCATGACGTGAACGCTGTGGGGATGGCCAGGTAGCAACCGCTCGGACCATCCACCAGGAACGCCGGGGATGTCGGATCCCAGGCCGTGTAGCCGCGCGCCTCGAACGTCGCTCGCAGACCTCCCGACGGGAACGACGATGCGTCCGGCTCCCCCTGTATCAGGTCCTTGCCGCTGAACTCCGCTACTGCGCCGCCGCCCACGTTCGGCGTGATGAACGAGTCGTGCTTCTCGGCCGTCTGCCCAGTCAGGGGATGGAACCAGTGCGTGAAATGCGTCGCGCCCCGCTCGATCGCCCATTCCTTCATTGCCAGCGCCACCGCGTCCGCCACCGCACCATCCAGCTCGGCACCACGGTCGATCGTCTGCATCAGCGCCTTGTATGTCGCCTTCGGCAGTCGCGACTTCATCTCCTGCAGACCGAACGTGCTCTCGCCGAAGATCTGCTCGATGTCCATGCCGCGCGTGTTCCCTGCCGGCCGCGGCGTCCACCCCGTCACGGCGTTCAGCGGATCGTAGCGCGTACCTGTGCTGGCCATACCCATCCTCTCTGGTTCAGGGACGCCCGAGCGCCCCCCGTGGCGGACCGGCCGCGCCGCGGAAGGCGACACGGAACGGCGGGAAGATAGTGGCGTCGGCGGGCCATGAGCAAGACCCCAGCGTCACGTCTCATATTGCCTACTGTGAACTTTCCGTTCAACGCCTGGACACAAACCTCCGATTTCGTGAACGAGCGTGCAGCCGAATTGTGCCAATTGTGCACTTTCCGCTTGACACCATGTCCGACCAGACCCTAACATCCCCTGCCCCGGTCGACCCGGGGGACGGACGTCGGACCCATTCGCGGAGATACAGATGAGCCCCACGCGCGGGAGAAGGCCGGGCGCCGAGATGACGGGACGGCCGGCAGCGGCCGTGCCGGAGCACAAGATCCGGCGACCGGCGGAGGATCGACGGTTCGGCGGGTTCGGGCGTCTGCAGCGGCCGGAGCTGTTGCGCCTGCTGGCGGAGTACAATGTGCGGTTCCTGCGACTGCAGTTCATTGACGTGATGGGTGTGCTGAAGAGCGTCGAAGTGCCGCGGAGCCAGTTCGAGAAGGCGCTGGATGGCGACATCATGTTCGACGGGTCGTCGATCGAGGGGTTCGTCCGGGTGGAGGAGTCTGACATGGTGCTGAAGCCGGACTTCGCGAGCTTCGTGGTGTTCCCGTGGAGCGACGCCGAGAACCGGGTGGCGCGGCTGATCTGCGATGTGCACCGCGCGGACGATGAGGTGTTCGAGGGCGATCCGCGGCGGGTGCTGGTACGGCAGATCGAAGCAGCGCGCAAGCTGGGATACGAGATGATGGCTGGGGTGGAGGCGGAGTTCTTCCTGTTCCACCGCTCGCCGGAGGGGTCGCCGACGCGAGTGACACACGACGCCGGGGGCTACTTCGATCTTGGCCCGGTGGACCTGGGCGAGGTTGCGCGGCGCGACATCGTGAATGTGCTGGAGCTGATGGGATTCGAGGTCGAGGCCGCGCATCACGAGGTCGCGCCGGGGCAGCACGAGGTGGATTTCCGCTATGCCGATGCACTGACCACGGCGGACCATCTGGCAACCTTCAAGTTCGTGGTGCGCAATGTGGCATTCCAGCATGGCCTGCATGCGACCTTCATGCCGAAGCCCATTTACGGTCAGAACGGGTCGGGCATGCACACGCATCAGTCATTGTTCCGCGACGGAGCGAATGCGTTCTATGACGAATCGGACGAAGCGGGGATGTCGAAGGTGATGCGGTCGTATGCGGCGGGACTGCTGCGCCACGCGCGGGCGATGTGTGCCGTAACGAATCCGTTGGTGAACAGCTACAAGCGGCTGGTGCCCGGGTTCGAGGCGCCCGTGAACGTGGCGTGGTCGCACCAGAACCGCTCGCCGATGGTCCGCGTGCCTGCGCGGCGCGGGAAAGGCACGCGCCTGGAGCTGCGCATGCCGGACCCATCGGCGAACCCGTATCTCGCGCTGGCCATCCAGCTCGGCGCGGGGCTGGATGGCGTGCGGCGGAAGGCGGAGCCGCCGGAGCCGATCGACAAGAACATCTGGAAGCTGAGTGTGCGCGAGCGGCGGCGCTACAAGATCCAGGAGCTGCCGCGCGACCTCGGCGAGGCGATCACTCTGCTGAAGCGAAGCGGTTTCGTCCGCGACACGCTGGGCGAGCATGTCTTTCAGTACTTCGTCACC
This Longimicrobiales bacterium DNA region includes the following protein-coding sequences:
- a CDS encoding transcriptional repressor, with the protein product MLMKSPVTEGSAEAEHMLREALEANGQRFTEQRSAVYRYLLGTEAHPTADDVFTSVRSEIPDISLATVYKSLETLVGCGLAVKLTYGDGSARYDARTDPHPHARCLDCGAVIDVPGRLDGAALAGLGPIRGFSVESYRLELVGHCEHCS
- a CDS encoding glutamine synthetase III; amino-acid sequence: MASTGTRYDPLNAVTGWTPRPAGNTRGMDIEQIFGESTFGLQEMKSRLPKATYKALMQTIDRGAELDGAVADAVALAMKEWAIERGATHFTHWFHPLTGQTAEKHDSFITPNVGGGAVAEFSGKDLIQGEPDASSFPSGGLRATFEARGYTAWDPTSPAFLVDGPSGCYLAIPTAFTSWAGDALDTKIPLLRSNHALEVQVRRALKLFGVDPQHVHTTLGPEQEYFLVDQEFYYRRPDMVATGRTLVGTKPPRGQELEDHYFGAIPERILSFMMDVERELYRLGVPVKTRHNEVAPGQFEVAPIYENANIAADHQQLLMSVLRKTARNYGLVALLHEKPFAGVNGSGKHLNWSFSTESQNLLEPGDSPHENRQFLFFCTAVLRAVERHQDLVRAAVAYAGNDHRLGANEAPPAIISVFLGDQLTDVFDQVEKAGRAKSSKQGGLLGLGSRVLPKLPKHAGDRNRTSPFAFTGNKFEFRALGASQSISFPATVLNAIVAESIDELCTMIEKELAKKGDFAEVLHRILARELAKIRHIIFNGDGYSEEWHAEAEKRGLLNLKTSLDALPKLTDAKNVKLFEKYEIMTEREVESRAEIFFDQYFKTVNIEGEMTAEIARTIVLPAAVRYLDDLLDAFHNFREMTSTSSSARGLQKLIDDLNETLNDLVESLGRLDEQNAELGGDTVHSKAYHMRDNVVPAMLEVRTACDRLERMVPDDLWPLPRYREMLFIR
- a CDS encoding glutamine synthetase family protein, with product MSPTRGRRPGAEMTGRPAAAVPEHKIRRPAEDRRFGGFGRLQRPELLRLLAEYNVRFLRLQFIDVMGVLKSVEVPRSQFEKALDGDIMFDGSSIEGFVRVEESDMVLKPDFASFVVFPWSDAENRVARLICDVHRADDEVFEGDPRRVLVRQIEAARKLGYEMMAGVEAEFFLFHRSPEGSPTRVTHDAGGYFDLGPVDLGEVARRDIVNVLELMGFEVEAAHHEVAPGQHEVDFRYADALTTADHLATFKFVVRNVAFQHGLHATFMPKPIYGQNGSGMHTHQSLFRDGANAFYDESDEAGMSKVMRSYAAGLLRHARAMCAVTNPLVNSYKRLVPGFEAPVNVAWSHQNRSPMVRVPARRGKGTRLELRMPDPSANPYLALAIQLGAGLDGVRRKAEPPEPIDKNIWKLSVRERRRYKIQELPRDLGEAITLLKRSGFVRDTLGEHVFQYFVTAKEREWQDYIAQVHDWEIERYLNY